The window cctgtaatactgACCAGTTAGTACTGTGCTCTCATCtagtgcaggatgactggtcttttCTCTGTCACTGTAGTTATCCACAGGCAGCCAGTATTAGGCGGATCTGCTGGGTCATTTCCCCAGctctttttaaaggattttttagcacacaaagtggatttaaacCCCTTATACATAATAAAGAAcgtattttttttgttcctgtaatTCAGCTTTAAGGTTTGTGACTTTATCCTCACATATTAATTTTCTGTCTGTCTTTCTCAGGTTATCTTGGCTATACAAGTGGCTTCTCTCTAAGCTGTATGGTATTCTTCTTGTGTGCAGTAAGTTGGAATAGTTATTTTACACAAGAAAACCTTTCAGATCTGTTAAATTCCTGAATAGAATTTTGCTCATGCCTACACTCCCACTATAGAATTCAAAAGCTCTTCTTTTTAGCCCAGACGACCATCACTggcggcaaaaaaaaaaaagcatgaaaaaggtTTTCATGAGATATGTTTTCTGCTGGTTCCTGCCTAGCATTGTCCAACTTTGTAAATACCAACCTGTCCTTTTTCCCCTGCGTGTTTACTAAAGTACATTACCAGGAGTTCCCCTAATCAATAGGGGCCGGAACACATGAGCAGCATGATGTGCTGCCAAATTGTGCTTCCGCTTGATTCTGCTCATTTCATTGAATTGGACATTgatttgaagtaaaaaaaactacctgTGTAGTAGCCCTAAACtctaaacacataaatatataaaacaaataatgtggCTACGTAATATttgaaaagtatttaaatgtcaaaaaaaaattcagctagTAGTTTGTATTTGATTTGAATTTGATTTTTGCCTCTTGTGTTCCTATGTAAAGCAGCATTCTGGGGGACAGAGAAAGAGAGTGAGAAGGAGGGGCACCACGGTAGTGATACCCCAGCAACAATatcacaagaataaaaataaaatgatgcctCCCAGCTAAGGATTGGAATTTATTATTATGTGGTCTTGGCTTAGGATATTCTTTAATCTTGACACATTATTGACTAATGTTGCAGAAAGAAAACTCTTGGGTGTAGTGGGCCAAAATCAACCCCAAAAAATTAAACACTTTCTTCCTGTCTCACTGAATAAACAATGTGGATCTTCTTTCCTAGATTTATACCCTTTACTTTTGTATCCTTTTGATATCTCACACTTCCTCTGATTACCCTGTCTAGGTCATATACAAGATGACTATTATACCTTGTCCTCTGAGCAACTCAACAACAACTGAACATCACCTCTACACCAACGGTTACAATACTACTAGCACAGAAGAGAAGTGCATGGCTAAGATGATTACTGTTAACACTCAGGTATGTCTGTGAAAATTTTGATCCATCAAAAATCCAAAATTCCAGTATTCCAGGTGGCTGAATTTCACTGGAATCTATGGATTTCCTGGAGTCTGCTGCCTTTTGTATCAACCTCTATAGTTACCCTGTTAGTAAACGCATTtgtctatattttatttcagactgCCTATGCTATCCCCATCGTGGCTTTTGCTTTTGTTTGCCACCCTGAAGTTCTGCCCATTTACACTGAGCTCCGCAGGTAGGCAGTTGGGGTAAAGTAACAATGTGTTAAAATCTTTAACGGTCCAACTTGTGGTACACTACACCAACACAACTAATGGGTcaactttgtttttaatgtatattttctaaGTTTAAACGTTTTCAAATACATGATCTTTGCGAATGTTTATTATAtctatacaatttttgttttccaaagaTTTATTAGAAGACAAAGGACTACTCAAGAACTATAGGTTAGCTAAAAAGATTAGCATAATACAAGCCACTTATCTTTTGGGCCACTTTGCCTGACCTGAACCTTCAACTTAAGTTTTTGAGCATTATATACATTAGGCTTTGTCCAACAAAGAAGGAAAAGAGACAGAGGACAACAGTTGAAAAGAATACATTTGAGGATAATGACtaacaaaatcaaaaaattacatatgtatataggtatttatacatttttattgttatatttttaaaagtagtgctatattagaaaataaatacaaaatcacaagtcattttctttaaacatacTTTACCAAAGAGCCTAGAGCTTATACACCAAGAGATACTTGAAACTTCTGAGATTTACAAGTACATGAAAAGATGACATGAATTTTGCACTCTGCTGGttgctagaaaacaatatttctgaGAATACAGGGGTTAGCGGTCTTTGTACACCTTTACCTTCAGCTAGAGGgcacacatttattttgaaagaaatTCTTTGCATCAAAAACCGCCCCTCAAGTATTTCCTGTGAAGTTGTACAAACCCGCATCTATGTCTTTCATTCGTGTgatgttgcaatgtttttttttctatgcagtgGCATTTGTTATATGGCAACCCAGTAAAAGAGAACAGTCTTTGGAAGTGCACTTTATTCATATTTACTTCTGCCTTTAGAGCATGTTTTTATGAAAGATTTTCTTAAGAGTTACAACTGATCATCAAGAAACTCAAGACAAACACAATGAAGAGGTTGGCATGTTTCAGTTTTatgttaaaggaaatgtatggtggttttgtacattttttattatgcttaAAACTTAAAggatacaatatttgttttttgttttttttcttttatgacaaATATGTAACAAAGTGttaaataataaatggtattatttGTAGCCAGCAGGAGGACTTTTAGGCTCCtttgtgcatttttgtaaaatttctgTTGTTTGCTCAAAGCTCAACAGCTTAGGCTGCACTTTgaacacacaattaaaaaaagcagTCAGAGCAACAATTTCTGCTTGATCAGATGGCTGCATTTGGCATTTTGGTGAGAGCCTACCCATATCTAGAAGGAGACAATATATGTCTTGCAGCATTCTACTTCTGTTGgaaaattattggtaaatatgTCCACTAAATGTATACTATGTTGCAGAATTATGTCTAATCTTTGACAGCTCAGTGTCAGAAATTTGAACTGTATgtgttgccagaaaaaaaaaattcttgatccCAACACTAGGAAAACAGTTTCAATAATATGATTGGTTACTGTGATCAACCATATAGCTTTTTCAGGCATTGTGactaattttgtaattattagtGTTTTGCCTTGCGCCCTCTGCCAGATAGTGtttttaacacaaatatctacACACTTCATGGGCAGTTTTTATGCAGATCTGTCCTAAGCAAAAAGGTATTGTGACATGATCAcacaaatgtacatatatatcaatgcattttttttttatgacctctCTAGAGCCACCAAGTCCCGCATGCAGAATGTTGCCAATGTCTCCATCTTCGCCATGTTCATTATGTACCTAATGACTGCAATTTTTGGCTACTTGACTTTCTATGGTAAGTTTCCTGGGGCTAGCTGGGTCTAGGGTAGATGTAGATAAGAGACACAGATAAGAAACACATTTCCTTAAAACCTGCAAAAATTTAAACTAGAGGCATTGGCAATGGCACTGCAGCCACTGTGACAGCTGTCATGCCTTAATTGTAACATAACTTGTACATGTGCTAATAGGTAAAACAACAgagaaaacaaaattgtaatgttACTTTAAGAATTTATAGCATTTAATGACCCTTTCTAACTTAAACCTCTGATGAGAGGAAAATTGGAAAAACTTCCAACAATAAGTTAAATACATGTTTGAAATACATTTGTGTGAACTGCCTTATCTGACTATATATCTAACAATATACATTGCCTGTATGCATTCTGTTAGGTGATGTGGAGTCGGAGATGTTGCACACTTACATGACGGTTGACCCTCTTGATAAATTAATGCTGACTGTTCGCGTTGCTGTACTGGTAGCCGTCACCCTCACTGTACCAGTTGTCTTATTTCCAGTAAGATGAATCTTCCTTACTTTTTCCTGTTTAGAGAGTCCATCACCCATTTCACTTATACTTTTTCTTGACTCAGATCCGCAGAGCTATCCAGCAGCTCATCTGCCCCGGACAAGACTTTCGTTGGTGGCGTCACATTCTTATTGCTGCATGCTTGCTTTTTGTGGTTAACCTGCTGGTCATCTTTATTCCAAACATCAAAGATATTTTTGGTGTTATTGGTAAGATAATATACTCTTTCTGTAACAGGTAGTGTCCTGGTCATGGAAGGTAAAATACATGTATTCAtggttttgtaataatttaagGTTAGGCAAagtatgtattgttttgttgtatACAGGCAGCCCAGGTTTGCTAACTTGTGGCCCAGTAAAACAAAGAAAGGTTGTTGGTGTCTAGTGTCATTTTTAGGGAAAGTATAGTGTATTATCAGTAAGTGATATTGTAATTGGATTTATCACATAATGGTTGATTAATTTCAGATTTATACACACGCAATTCTGTGcttttgttattgtattattgACTGTATTTGTTATCCCTGTGTCAACCGTTCTTCTCGATACTAGTCTGGTTGTAAAGGGGATGGAAAATGGGGAAGCCTTTCAATGGATGAATTaggattttattaataaagaaagaaaatcacaGCTTTATCaaccaagtaaaacaaatgacacATCAATGCCAAAATATTTCTAATAGTGGGAGATTTTAGGGTAAGAATATGGATGGCAGTAGAAGCCATGATGGGTTAGCAGTTTATAGTTGTAGTTCAAACTCATATAAACACTTCTACTCCTACAGTAATATCTGTATAGTAAGGATCTGAATATGAATTAGATACATTAGTAAAGAGGTAAATACTGATGGGATGACTAACATGTGCACTCTGTAAAGGAGGTGCTGTCATGCTTTTAGTTCTGGTTCACAGATAAAAAATCTAGACTGGTTTGAGGGCTTCTATACTTTTGTCTTCACAGTCCTGATTTTGCTGAGAGACATGCAGATAATGTATGCTGAATGGGATTCAGAAAATACTTGCAGGGtaactttttgtcatttttgtttctacAGGAGCGACTTCAGCACCAAGCTTGATTTTCATCCTTCCAAGCATATTCTATATAAGAATTGTTCCAAATGACAAGGAACCACTGTTTTCCCGTCCAAAGATTcaggtttgtgttttttgcaaATTTACAAGTTTTTACATAACCACTTCCTGCCATCAAATGTTCTTTTTCCTCATCTAGTCTTCATTCAGTTTCCATGACTTGTGCTcagtcttcctttttttcccacagGCTGCCCTCTTTGCCACCCTGGGCTTTATATTCATGATTATGAGTTTGAGTTTCATCATCGTAGATTGGGTGACGACAGGAAAAAGTAACGTTGGGGGTCACTAGCCATTTTTTTGTTCCCCTCTCCCACTGGATAAGGACATTAGGCCAGTTATCCTGAGAGCTGTGCACAATGGACAGGTCAGTCAACCCCTTCAAGATCAGAACATTGGTTATTGCTGCAAATTTCAGGCATAGCTGGTCAACGGGAGAGAGGGACTGTCAATCATTGCAGGACAAGATGATACATGCCAAAAGTGCCCCCAGCCCAGAATCACCCCCTATTTCCCCAGCTGCTGCAAGACGTCACTACAAtcactttttcttgttttgctttatttttatttggtgtcTCAGTAACTGAAGGACTTTGGCTGTCTGTCCTGTACATCAGTCCTTGCGGCATACAGCGGTTTTCCTTGAGAATTAATGCATGCCAGGTCACTTATCCCCTGATGTCTATGGAAATCAGCAAATTACAGTGTATCTACCTCACCGACCCTGCAAGAAAGGGTATCAGTGTGTCACACTCAGGGGTTTAGGTCATCTCTCATCATGTGCCATGTAGTACTGCATAGTGATAATACAGGTGTTCAAAAACTGCCTTCACATCCTTTTTTTGTGACTATACAGCTTGAATTAAAATCACTACTCTGCCTTTTTTAGCAGGTATAATATATTGCCTCTAATTTACAGTTACAGAAGCCATATTAATGTTTTCAAAATGCCCTTGTTATGTGAAGGAAGTTGATGAATTAGTAGCCATCCATCCAAAAGGCAGCTGGTTTCATCTGAGAAAGCAATACTCTTTGCTTGACAATCAATCCTTTGTACAGATCACTGTAAATCCCATGGAATCGCTGCGCCATTGGAACTAATGTGCCCTTCTATGTTACACTCCTGATGTTTAAGCACCTGGAGAGCAGCTGAAAATGCATTGGTTTACACATATGGGTTGTAAacgaaatattttaataaatgtaataaacaagttgttggttgtttttttttttttttacattgctgaaaatataaaatgctacTGCTAGGAtttctgttaaaatatattaatgtgttTTTACCCTCTGTATCACATTTCTCTCCTTATTCATAATTTTGGTGACAGGCATGGAGCATGTAAAAAGGTCaaattgcatcatttttttttttggtaagtgccaAAGAATCCATAGCTTGGTTACTGGCAGCAGGAATATCTGGATTTGCTGCATCAGACTGATTGGACATGGCCTATTCGAATTGTTGGGAGACACGGCATGTATGCTCAAAGTAAATctaaaggctcctgtatgacaGTCTAAAGAAGTCCCAAATCCAGTTTCCATGTAATGCACAAACCTATATAGAATAGGCAAAAATTTCCATTACCTACCCTGGGGAAGGATTCAGCAACAGAGTTTGTGCTGTTGATGTGCATTAGCAATGCTGGCAGCCATCCCCCCttcaatatattttcatatgtACTTGtaaaaagcacatatatttttccataattttaatttaaagtacatttggCATGTATAAAGAAAGGTCACAATTTGAATAAAAGAATGAAACaaggaaaagcttttttttttaatattatggaaATAATGTAAGAGGAGCTAAAACATACAAGTGTGGATTGGGGGGAGTCAAAACTCTTTAGTGGACAGAAGCAGAATGAGAAATAATGGAGAGATACTGTAGCTGTTTGgctattttccttttgtttttaaagacttGTTTTTAACAAAGTAAACTACCCGTTAAAGCAACTACAACAGAGTCAAATCACATACAAGACAACCAGCTCAGCAGCAATCTTCATgctcctgcagtaaaccagggtagGAGTGCAATTTGATCAAAGCTGTGAACCTGCCTGTCACATCACAAAGAAGGATGTGCTTGTAGGCAGTTGCATGACTGGACTACGCCAGACCCGTATTGACAtagtaaaaaatgatatatttatcaGCATTTCACAGACTAAAATTCTCAGTGAAAAATGCAGATATTAAGTGACCATAAAAGCAACTGTAACACAAAGTCAGTGAAGCAGTCCCAGTAGTGTCAAAATGCTCTCTGGGGTTTACACATTTTGTTCATTGAGTTTTGCTCTTTTGCATCATATATCCAaacagtatgtgtgtgtgtgtgtgtgtgtgtatgcatgcatgTGTGTAGCTAATTAATTTCTGCATTTGCATAAACTgaaattttgataaaaatgtacacagattgcattaaaaaaacaatccctttaaaaaaagaagtgttgCTGGTAAGTTACTGACAAAGCCAGCCAGCCACCTACTGCGCAATCAAATAACAACACAAtacacaattgtcttttttttgtttttaattttataatattatttgctgtttttattaactttaagatacatttacaaaatgataaaaacaaaacagtaaccGGTTAGAGaacaaaaataagcaaacaataatgtattccttttttattattatttttgtgtgtttttttaatactgtataacaataaaatatccctaaaaataataaataaaataagaggtTGAGTTGCAGTTACTAGTTTCTCACACCCATGAACTGTGGTTGAGAAACTAAGTGCAGTGTTTTGCCCACAGCTGCCTATAGTGTAAAGTGACACCCTATAGTGACTTGTAAACTGACAACCAGCAGAAAAGCTTCCCCTCCTCCCTTTTCTGTATTACACCATGTTATGAGTTATGAGCCCAAGAGAAAAAGGAGTAAGATAAGCCTCACAATAATTCTCACTAATTGTGGATGTTGCATTATGTTAGACTAAAGTTACCATTACACATTTCAACATGTTTGTTAAATGTTCTTCAGTAttggaacattaaaaaaataaatgtgtaggtTTTATTATGAATCGCTTATGATTTGTTCATGTAGCACTCCTTTAGAAAAGAAAGGTTCCTCTTTAAAAATGGGGAAACGcattgaaatacttttcaggtctccagggaaccacagctataattactatattcacagcttacagtacattagtgtggtggtcagtgggaagaatgcctcttacatgactagccagtgagaagaatgtctttCTTACAGATAACCAATAAGATCAAAGGGGTCCgttaacctgacctgagagatacaaatagacaattactcaaggaacccctatctttaaagaggaactaaactaaaaaatgccccccccccaaatacacttacctttaatcccgcagcgcagtcaatCGGTCCAGAGGTGGCTcctgagatcggcattttttttcccttttcacaaaaaggctctttttgcgcatgcccaagatgctcaggcaagctcagaaggagcacccaaggcactcccaggatgcatgacgtaagtatcccaggaggctttgtgctcccttTCTTTAGGGGGCGgtgatgcacccttttttaaaaaaaaaaaaaaaaagggtgttgcactttaaaaaatacaaacaggatttttaccttttataaaaagtgttgtctacccttttatgtaaagtgaaatttctgagcttAGGCACGCTTTAA is drawn from Pyxicephalus adspersus chromosome Z, UCB_Pads_2.0, whole genome shotgun sequence and contains these coding sequences:
- the SLC38A5 gene encoding sodium-coupled neutral amino acid transporter 5; translation: MEMDNFGDGENAHMLNGGVSESLNTERTTAEDGYDVEEPASQEQEGFLQHVTSQKTHFTDFEGKTSFGMSVFNLSNAIMGSGILGLAYAMSNTGIILFVILLICIALLSSYSIHLLLKCSGVVGIRAYEQLGMRAFGSVGKILAALIITIHNVGAMSSYLYIIKSELPLVIQTFMGLSTKTDDWYLQGNLLIIIVTIFIILPLALMKHLGYLGYTSGFSLSCMVFFLCAVIYKMTIIPCPLSNSTTTEHHLYTNGYNTTSTEEKCMAKMITVNTQTAYAIPIVAFAFVCHPEVLPIYTELRRATKSRMQNVANVSIFAMFIMYLMTAIFGYLTFYGDVESEMLHTYMTVDPLDKLMLTVRVAVLVAVTLTVPVVLFPIRRAIQQLICPGQDFRWWRHILIAACLLFVVNLLVIFIPNIKDIFGVIGATSAPSLIFILPSIFYIRIVPNDKEPLFSRPKIQAALFATLGFIFMIMSLSFIIVDWVTTGKSNVGGH